The Lycium barbarum isolate Lr01 chromosome 12, ASM1917538v2, whole genome shotgun sequence genome includes a region encoding these proteins:
- the LOC132623576 gene encoding internal alternative NAD(P)H-ubiquinone oxidoreductase A1, mitochondrial-like, which translates to MALVRAARSSLRRSGGAIGNYASDRNICYEGISPLRHPAPVLENATAGFNSSYIPSMRMINQLSSGNRGMKLTPQHQLAHAQAQMVEDSDSERESSSYPTLEATKEGEKPRVVVLGSGWAACRFLKGLDTKLYDVVCIAPRNHMVFTPLLASTCVGTLEFRSVAEPVSQIQKALSKDPNSYFFLASCNSIDSDKHEVYCETVDDHGVSHEPYRFKVAYDKLVIASGAEPLTFGIKGVKEHAFFLREVHHAQEIRKKLLLNLMLSENPGISEEEKERLLHCVVIGGGPTGVEFSGELSDFIMTDVRQRYAHVKNYIRVTLIEANEILSSFDVGLREYATKHLTKVGVRLVRGVVKEVHPDKIVLSDGSDVPYGLLVWSTGVGPSEFVKSLNIPKSPGGRVGVDEWLRVPSVEDVFALGDCAGFLEQTGKPVLPALAQVAERQGKYLVQVFNNIEKQNGGKALCAKDISLGDPFVYKHLGSMATVGRYKALVDLRQSKNEKGVSLAGFLSWFIWRSAYLTRVISWRNRFYVAMNWGTTLVFGRDNTRIG; encoded by the exons ATGGCATTGGTAAGGGCTGCAAGGAGTAGCTTAAGGCGTTCTGGAGGTGCAATTGGCAACTATGCAAGTGATAGAAACATATGCTATGAAGGCATTTCACCATTGAGACACCCCGCACCTGTTCTTGAAAATGCTACAGCAGGTTTCAATTCGTCATATATTCCAAGCATGCGGATGATAAATCAATTAAGTTCTGGGAACAGAGGAATGAAGTTGACCCCTCAACATCAGCTTGCACATGCACAAGCTCAAATGGTTGAGGATTCTGATTCAGAGCGTGAAAGCTCCAGCTATCCAACACTTGAAGCAACAAAAGAGGGCGAAAAGCCTAGAGTAGTTGTTCTTGGCTCTGGTTGGGCCGCTTGCAGGTTCCTCAAAGGGCTCGACACTAAGTTGTATGATGTTGTTTGTATAGCACCAAGAAATCATATGGTCTTTACACCTTTGCTTGCATCTACTTGTGTTGGAACATTGGAGTTTCGATCAGTTGCTGAACCAGTTAGCCAGATACAGAAAGCACTGTCAAAGGATCCAAATTCATATTTCTTCCTAGCATCCTGCAACAGTATTGACTCTGATAAACATGAA GTGTACTGTGAAACTGTTGACGATCATGGAGTATCTCATGAGCCTTACAGATTTAAAGTTGCATATGACAAGCTTGTCATTGCTTCTGGAGCTGAACCTTTGACCTTCGGCATAAAGGGGGTGAAGGAACATGCCTTCTTTCTCCGTGAAGTACATCATGCCCAAGAAATCAGGAAGAAACTTCTTTTGAACTTGATGCTCTCAGAAAATCCAG GCATTTCAGAAGAAGAGAAAGAGCGCTTGTTGCACTGTGTTGTGATTGGAGGTGGCCCTACGGGGGTTGAATTCAGTGGGGAACTAAGTGATTTTATCATGACAGATGTACGCCAACGATACGCTCATGTCAAAAACTACATTCGTGTAACCCTCATTGAG GCTAACGAGATTTTGTCTTCATTTGATGTTGGATTGCGGGAATATGCCACAAAGCATTTGACCAAG GTTGGTGTTCGCCTTGTTCGAGGTGTTGTAAAAGAAGTACATCCAGATAAAATAGTTCTCAGTGATGGAAGTGATGTTCCATATGGCCTTCTCGTATGGTCTACTGGAGTTGGTCCTTCTGAATTTGTTAAATCACTAAATATTCCCAAGTCTCCTGGTGGAAG GGTTGGAGTCGATGAATGGTTGCGAGTTCCTTCTGTAGAAGATGTGTTTGCACTAGGAGATTGTGCTGGTTTTCTTGAACAGACTGGAAAGCCGGTGCTTCCAGCTCTTGCTCAG GTTGCTGAAAGGCAAGGGAAGTATCTTGTTCAAGTGTTCAACAACATTGAGAAACAGAATGGAGGCAAAGCTCTCTGTGCCAAAGACATCTCTTTAGGAGATCCATTTGTTTACAAGCATCTTGGAAGCATGGCAACTGTGGGGCGTTACAAGGCTCTCGTTGATCTCCGTCAATCTAAG AATGAGAAGGGCGTCTCGTTAGCAGGCTTCCTGAGCTGGTTTATTTGGCGCTCTGCATATCTGACTCGAGTTATCAGCTGGAGGAACAGGTTTTATGTGGCTATGAACTGGGGAACAACGTTAGTATTTGGCAGAGACAATACTAGAATAGGATAA
- the LOC132622200 gene encoding endonuclease 1 — protein MLRLTSLSIIFFLCLAFINQSSVEAWSKEGHMMTCRIAQDLLNDEAAHAVKMLLPEYVNGDLSALCVWPDQVRHWYKYRWTSPLHFIDTPDKACNFDYERDCHDQHGVKDMCVAGAIQNFTTQLSHYREGTSDRRYNMTEALLFLSHFMGDIHQPMHVGFTSDAGGNSIDLRWFRHKSNLHHVWDREIILTAAKDYYAKDVNLLEEDIEGNFTDGIWSDDLASWRECGSLFSCVNKFATESINIACKWGYKDVEAGETLSDDYFNSRLPIVMKRIAQGGVRLAMLLNKVFGDFQEDSVAAT, from the exons ATGTTGAGATTAACTTCATTAAGCATTATTTTCTTCCTCTGTCTTGCTTTTATTAACCAATCTAGTGTTGAAGCATGGAGCAAAGAGGGTCATATGATGACTTGTCGGATCGCGCAG GACCTGTTGAATGATGAGGCAGCTCATGCAGTTAAGATGTTGTTGCCGGAATATGTTAATGGCGACTTGTCGGCCCTCTGCGTGTGGCCGGACCAAGTCCGGCATTGGTATAAGTATAGGTGGACAAGCCCTCTACACTTCATTGATACCCCAGATAAAGCTTGCAACTTTGATTATGAAA GGGACTGTCACGATCAACATGGAGTGAAGGATATGTGTGTTGCTGGTGCAATTCAGAACTTTACCACTCAACTCTCTCATTACCGAGAGGGAACTTCTGATCGCCGAT ATAATATGACAGAGGCCTTGTTATTCTTGTCACATTTCATGGGAGATATCCATCAA CCAATGCATGTTGGCTTTACAAGTGATGCAGGAGGAAATAGTATTGATTTGCGCTGGTTTAGGCACAAGTCAAACTTGCACCAT GTATGGGACAGAGAGATCATTCTAACAGCTGCAAAAGACTACTATGCAAAGGATGTAAACCTCCTTGAAGAAGACATTGAAGGAAACTTCACTGAC GGAATTTGGTCTGATGATCTTGCTTCTTGGAGGGAATGTGGCAGTCTCTTTTCTTGTGTGAACAA GTTTGCAACGGAAAGTATAAATATAGCTTGCAAATGGGGATACAAAGATGTTGAAGCTGGGGAAACCTTATCAG ATGATTACTTCAATTCAAGACTCCCAATTGTGATGAAACGTATAGCACAAGGTGGAGTGCGATTAGCCATGCTTCTGAACAAGGTTTTTGGAGATTTTCAAGAAGATTCAGTTGCAGCAACTTAA
- the LOC132622201 gene encoding endonuclease 4-like — protein MGGFELKWFVRVVVVLMMVLNILGWGKDGHYVICKIAEEYLTADALAAVKALLPEQAEGDLAAVCSWADHVRFHYHWSSPLHYVDTPDFFCNYKYCRDCHDGYGRRDRCVTGAIYNYSMQLSQGYYDLNSEKYNLTEALMFLSHFVGDVHQPLHCGFIGDLGGNTIIVRWYRRKTNLHHVWDTMIIESALKTYYKRDLMLMTQALLRNITHEWSDDVPSWENCTKMVCPDPYASESIRLACKFAYRNATPGSTLTDDYFLSRLPVVEKRLAQSGVRLAEVLNRIFTKRRSVAAQ, from the exons ATGGGTGGGTTTGAGCTCAAATGGTTTGTAAGAGTAGTTGTTGTTCTAATGATGGTTCTAAATATTCTTGGCTGGGGCAAAGATGGACACTATGTTATCTGTAAAATTGCTGAG GAATATCTAACAGCAGATGCTTTGGCTGCTGTCAAAGCTTTACTCCCAGAGCAAGCCGAAGGTGATCTTGCAGCTGTCTGCTCGTGGGCTGATCATGTTCGCTTCCACTACCACTGGAGTTCTCCATTACACTATGTAGATACACCTGATTTCTTCTGCAATTACAAATATTGCC GAGACTGCCATGACGGGTATGGACGCAGGGACAGGTGTGTTACAGGAGCAATATACAACTACTCAATGCAACTATCACAGGGATACTATGATTTGAATTCAGAAAAAT ACAACTTGACTGAAGCACTTATGTTCTTGTCTCATTTTGTTGGTGACGTACATCAG CCTCTTCATTGTGGTTTCATTGGAGATCTTGGTGGAAACACTATAATAGTTCGTTGGTACAGGAGGAAGACTAATTTGCACCAT GTATGGGATACCATGATTATTGAATCTGCATTAAAGACATACTACAAACGTGACCTCATGTTAATGACACAAGCTCTTCTGAGAAACATCACT CATGAATGGTCCGATGATGTTCCATCTTGGGAAAATTGCACGAAGATGGTTTGTCCTGACCC GTATGCTTCTGAAAGTATCCGCTTGGCCTGCAAATTTGCCTACAGAAATGCAACCCCGGGAAGCACTTTAACAG ATGATTACTTCCTCTCTCGGCTTCCTGTTGTGGAGAAGAGGTTGGCGCAAAGTGGGGTCCGCTTGGCTGAAGTTCTCAACCGGATTTTCACTAAAAGACGATCAGTTGCTGCACAATGA
- the LOC132624588 gene encoding uncharacterized protein LOC132624588 — translation MAGSKSRTRKSVQVPHFNNLPDDLLIEILIRLPSSKQAIRCKLVCRRWFSQISSGKFVTASVIHHRNKEKNLLPFTLLLHDRKNNYVEYIECLHPKQRVVLGFLPGRPDQICIVASCDDLILCSDGSNYFICNILTRQGIVLPPNCPLKLGIGFLIEPDCVDNARYQVLQYFYNDNSGIYGEIFSSEQGRWTSFVVTSPRTLNYLGRITSLIACGRMLYGLNYKSNVRADFVLAFDPFTNDPAQILHIIDLPLEARDIHGLLCSKLGVCQGRLLFAQVIDQPSRYPCISVWELDDYTTGKWTLVHKRIPTIKASRVPKLRHDTKHLVSVLAFHPYNEDLVCLRVGNYHVVMYNIRTDKVESSTHTLKLPGLPQVIGTNNDGLLMLPITQKWWPTPVRKSL, via the coding sequence ATGGCAGGTTCAAAGAGTAGAACACGCAAGTCGGTGCAGGTTCCTCATTTCAACAATCTGCCAGACGACCTCCTTATTGAAATCCTCATTAGACTACCAAGCAGCAAACAAGCAATTCGATGCAAATTGGTTTGCAGACGCTGGTTTTCCCAGATCTCCTCCGGTAAATTCGTGACCGCCTCTGTCATTCACCATCGAAATAAGGAAAAGAATCTTCTCCCCTTCACTCTTCTTTTACATGATCGGAAAAATAATTATGTAGAATATATAGAGTGCCTCCACCCTAAACAACGAGTGGTTTTAGGGTTTCTCCCGGGTCGACCCGATCAAATTTGCATAGTAGCATCCTGTGATGACCTTATTTTATGCTCTGATGGAAGTAATTACTTCATCTGTAATATCCTCACTAGGCAAGGGATTGTTCTTCCCCCTAATTGCCCGCTAAAATTGGGTATTGGTTTCTTGATTGAGCCTGATTGTGTGGATAATGCTCGATACCAGGTGTTACAATATTTTTATAATGATAATTCTGGGATTTATGGTGAGATTTTTTCGTCTGAGCAAGGACGATGGACCAGCTTTGTTGTAACATCTCCGCGCACTTTGAATTACTTAGGGAGAATTACTTCACTTATTGCTTGTGGACGGATGTTATATGGATTGAATTATAAGAGTAACGTTCGGGCTGACTTTGTTCTGGCATTTGATCCATTCACAAATGATCCTGCACAAATTCTACACATTATTGATTTACCACTTGAGGCTCGTGATATTCATGGCTTGTTGTGTTCTAAATTGGGAGTGTGTCAAGGTCGTCTACTGTTTGCTCAAGTAATTGATCAACCAAGCCGATACCCTTGTATAAGTGTATGGGAGCTTGATGATTACACAACGGGGAAATGGACGTTGGTGCACAAGAGAATCCCTACAATCAAAGCGTCAAGAGTCCCAAAATTACGTCATGATACCAAACATTTGGTTTCTGTACTAGCTTTTCATCCATATAATGAGGATCTTGTATGTCTTCGTGTAGGTAATTATCACGTTGTGATGTACAATATACGAACAGATAAAGTGGAAAGCTCTACTCATACATTGAAGCTGCCTGGTTTGCCACAAGTAATAGGAACAAACAATGATGGGTTACTAATGTTACCAATTACCCAAAAATGGTGGCCAACACCAGTAAGAAAATCCCTTTAA